ACTTGCTGTCTTAAAATAGTGTGTGGATGAAAttacatttggaagaaaaatactcactaatatttttaatgttttctctctatttcttttccaGAGAATTAAGTATTGAAAATTGGATTATGCCTGCAGTTTATGCTGGCCATTTTTCTCATGTAATATGGCTTCATCCTACATGGGCTCAGCAAATCAGAGAGGGCAAGCATCACTTTTTAGTAGGCAAAGACACTTCTACCACAACAATCAGGTAATTTCCtcatatttttgaatataaaaagGGTTGAATCTTCAGTCCAATTagctgtgtaaaaaaaaaaaaaaaaaaaaagggttgaaTGTTTCTATCTTATTTTGGATCCCTGTAATAACTTCATAAATATCTCTACTCACAAATAGAATCAGATTAAGCCTCAGCTCCTCcaaaaagaattctcaaaacacCAGGAACAGATTTTCAAGTCTCTTCACATCATTCatgtatcatttatattttgttgctGGACAAATTGGATTTTGAATAATATGATTTTCATCCTCTGGAATTTAGGTTCATTGATGACTAACATCATTAAATTATTGCAGTACTTTATAGAtttctgtaatattaatatattcaatagtacattttactattttcttctaATGTAACTATTGTCTACTTAATTTAACGGCAGTGTAATAGCAAAAttatcttactttctttttttaataaatccaaTGGCTGAATTAGTAGATTTGAGGTATTAATTTTATCAGTATAATTAGTTTTAGATAATTACTTAATGTAAATTAAACTATAGCATCCTTTGACTCGAGTTACATAGGCAACAATTTTTGGGGGGAAAAGCTGTCTAACCAATGTTCAGTTTATCTTGTGAAGCTATATTACCGTTAGAAATATCAATATGTTCTTGCCTTTAAATTCTCTTGTGATAGGATGAATATTTTAAGCAGTGTAACCATAACTTTCCAGAACCGGAAGGATAATGGGATGAAATAGTAATACATTGAAAATGAGACACAGtctttctctttgaaaatgatactttttatttctgatttatcCTTAATGATACAATTGACTTTTGtcgtatatgttttcatttgtatagACAGCCTTGTTATTATACTAtatgaaaattgtatttatttaggatataattcaaaagaaataaataggactCAACATATAAATATGGTACATACTACTGGTATATATGAAAGAGTGGTTGGGTTTTTATTGAATGCATTATTGAATAGGCCTTATTTAACCtggaaaatcaaataattttgagCAATCTTACACAGACATTTGAGACTCCATATCTGATAATAATATTTAGAAGATTTTGATTATCCAATAATTTTGGTAAATCCTACAAgtaaaactttttgaaagaaacaTACATATAGGTGTGCAGTCTGAGgtatatatgtgcatttatataGTAGGAACAAAGCAAAACTTTCATTAAAAAGAACATAAGTTTAGGTTATAAACTTATAACCTAGAGGAGGTTATAAGGAGGgtatagcctttttttttcttagggtAGTACAGCTTTTAGTAAGTTTGGATATTGGTTTTATTATGtcaatcttttttgaaaaatattttctttaatttacagTTATATATGCTtagggagggcaggtgggaaataaatattagccattattTTAGTTGGATAGGGCATGCTTCTAAAAGAATTTTGTCTTCACTGTTCAAAGTACTTACCAAGGCATAATGTCAAATATACCAGTTTTTGTCAAATATGTCCTTTCTTATCTTTCTGTTATCCCAGAGTGAAAAATCAGCTAAATTGTCTGttcttctttaaaatagttttttcttcTGATCCAGGGTTACAAGTACAGAGTATTACTTCCTAAGTGATGGTCTTTATGTACCTGAAGACCAGCTGGAGAACAAAAAACCTTTACAATTGGATGTAATTATGGTAAAGCCTTACAAACTGTGTAACAATCAAGAAGAGAATGACCCAGTGTCTTCTGCTAAGAAGCCAAAGCTAGCactgaaaaattcagaaaacactgCGTCTAATAACAGTGACTCTTATTCAGAAGGACTGGAAAAGAACATGGTGACACAGAGAAGTGACCAAACTTGCCTAGAACCATCATGTTCTTCTGAAAGTCAGGAATGCCAGACTACAGTCAGCACTGgagaaattctggaaattttgaagaaaggggattcatttattttagatattgacttggattttttttcagtcaagaatccctttaaagaaatgtttaccCAGGTAAAtacagtgtttttaaaacatagatcTTGAGAATTGTGTGACATTTCTCTAGGATTCAGCAAACTTTCTGCAGACAGTGAGACAGTAATTATGTTAGGCTTTAGGAGCCACATTCTCTCTTATATATTCTTTGTTATTGTTTATCAaccttttaaaattgtatgtacCATTCTTAACTTGAGAACCTACAAATATAGGTCATAGGCTATGGGCTGCCAATCCCTGCCCTAGATAGtattcattattttacatttattaattgggGTAATAACatggatttttgaaaaaaataaaatcatacaatacAAGAAAGTATATaaagttggccctctgtatctgtgggtttcccatccatggattcaaccaaccacagatattaatagaaaatattgaggagaaaaacaaatgccatcTGTAATGaatatgtacagacttttttgGGAGGGGTCATTATTCCTTAAATAGTATAGTACAACAACTATTGGTAAACTATAGCATTTAAATTGTATTAGGTACTATAAGCAATATAGAAATGACTTAAAGCAGTGATCCCCAACCgtcttggcaccagggactgttttcatggaagacaaattttccatggataggggggtgggggaggtgttGCAGGGATGGTTTCGGGTTgactcaagtgcattacatttattgtgcactttatttctactgttattacattgtaatatgaaataattatataactcaccataggttTGGGGATCCCTGACTCAAAGTACACGAGAGGTTACTTAGTTTATATgaaaatactacaccattttatatcagggactgaGCATCCATCAATTTTGATATCTgcaggaggtcctggaaccattCCCCCGTAGATACTGAGGGACAGCTCTACATTGAAAAATGTCACTCTCTTACCCATCCCCATTCCCTCAATTCCTGCTTCAGAAACAAATACTGTGGTCAGTTTCTCATGTATCTTTCTAGagatattctattaatatatatataaaacctgtGCTAGATTTTTCCTTAAACAATAAGGTGCCTGATTACACACATCACTATTTGTAGTTAACGATTTGGGCCTGTGATTCTTAAGGTAGGTCCTTCATCAGATCTTAAGTAAAAGTCACTAGATAATAATATGCATAGAACTGAGTTAGAAATATGCATTTAGCAAACTTTATTTGATAACTTCATGATCCAAGCAAGCGTTCCTAGATGCATTTTATTGGCACATGTAACTGCTTACTTTACCAATTGGGAGGTTTGTTCATTTTGGGGATTCAAATTAGCTGTCTTTTTTCTACCTAAGTAtagtatttaattaataatatcatGATGGCAATGACGTAACACTTTACAATCCTTATTCTGTATACATATCAGAAGCCATTGTGATTTATCTAAATTATTAAAGACCTCTAATAGGCACTGATTCAAAACAGGTAAGATTTGGGGTTAAGTGTAATCTGAAGCAAGAAGAGGGGACCTATAGTGCTTTCCCAACTTGCAGATAAAGggggaaattttccatttctcttctgctGTGTATGTGAGGCCAGTGACCTCTCTAACCACCAGCTTTCAGAATtattaaaagactttaaaaatattttttttcaacttgcAGAATGGCCATCCCTGGAAGCTAAAGGACCCgattttaggaatttatcctacaaaTATACTCACCTaaatatttgtaatgaaaatttCTAAAAGGTTACTTAAGAAACCCAATGGCATTTATTACTTTTTGAGTGCTATCCAGAAGCCTGGGAAAGTAGAGATTTTTGTATCCTTTATACCCTTTGGTACCATGGACTTTGAAAAGAGCATATTTGTACTTTATAATTTGATAGCTATTTTTTTGATATCATAATGAAAGATAATTGTTTGCCATTTTTTTAAGAGCATGTTCAGAAGTTAGAGTTAAGTTCTGTTTGTTACTTCTCCTGCTTGTTAGCTACCtgatcttgggaaagttacaTAACCTTTCTGACCTGCACTTTCTTCAcatataaaatcagaataataatcATACCCAACTCATAGGATTGTTATGATGAGTAAAGCACTAAGGATAATGCCACCACAGTGTGCTTAATTAATTTTAGCTCTTGGGTATAACCTGTTCCTCACAGTACTCTTAAATAGGATTATTGGAGATAGATGTACCcacatatataatgaatgtatCTAGCTGTACTAACCAAGGGGAGACATTCTCCTGCAAAGTATATCTATAGCAGGCATGTTTCTTCTGTTTCGTGGAGGCTCCTGACTGAGGTTCTGTATCTTTGCCAATCTGCCTCCCATATTGCTTTTGTACTCCAGAGTTCTCTTCTTTTGCTAAGGAAATGGCTGGAAAGTGAATgtggagggttttttgtttgtttgtttgttttttgtcattattaaaGATATCTATATTTCTTATAAGCAGCTAAAATCTGTATCCACTTATATAGTGGAacattattagaaatattttcatctcaTGACCCATTAGCCACCTAGTCTTCTTCCATAGCTAATTTTTATACCTTAATGCCATGCCCCGCTAGATAGTTACCAGGAAGAAATGCTATTTGCAATGGCaatctaaaatatgtattttgcctGAATCTCCCAGACAAACCTTTAAATGATTGTCTAAGATGTTCTTCTTGTATCACAGGCAAGGCCATCTTACACATAAAGCatatcattgaaaaaaaaataataacttttttctGGTATatggactttttgttttgttttccaggagGAGTATAAAATCTTACAAGAGCTGTATCAGTTTAAAAAGCCTGGCACCAACCTCACAGAGGTATcctccattttgtttcttttgaattttatccAGTTATCACATAATAATATCTTATAACTCATTAAAGTGATCTCAAAGGACTGTTCAGATTCTCTGTGTGTATTTATTGGCAAGTGGTTAGTACTTGAAAATCATGTTTTAAGTAATTGAACCAAGATTTTCATTATAATGggattttgcctgttttttgaAAGAATAACTGTGTAATTTCAGCTTTTCAATGTATTTAAAGGAAGATTTGGTAGATATTGTTGATACTCGAATTCATCAATTAGAGGATTTAGAAGCTACTTTTGCTGATTtgtgtgatggtgatgatgaagaaACTGTACAGAGATGGGCTTCAAACCCTGGGTAAGATCTCCAAACATTTTTTCTCCAACTCTACTAATTTTCACTCATAGATACATTCCTGAATTTGCTAGATaaattgctttttgaaaattaCTATTAAATTTCAACACAGATTTACTATGATAGTTAGCATTCATTGGGTGTTTTCTATGTGCCTTATATCTAAGATATTTTtcttgcattatctcatttattccttataaCAATCTTATGGTTGTATTACTattatgtctattttatagatgaggaaaccaaggcacaaagGTTAAGTAAGTTGCCCACAGTCACAGAGTAAGTGGGCATGCTTTTAGTCATTGTGTAATAGTTCCTGTAAACATAAGATATTGTACTAGGTCTTACAGAGGATTAAAGATGAGTGCATAGACAGGCATTCCTTGTTCTAagttgaagaaaggaaaaaaataacctatCAACAGAAAAGTAAATTACTTGACAAgtaaattacaatatgaaaagtTGCCTCCTTGTAAGGAAAGCCCAACTATAAGTAGAAGAATTTATTTTCAGTATGCCCATAACATAAGGGAGCAAGATTAGAA
The Microcebus murinus isolate Inina chromosome 11, M.murinus_Inina_mat1.0, whole genome shotgun sequence genome window above contains:
- the C11H5orf22 gene encoding UPF0489 protein C5orf22 homolog isoform X2, which produces MPADTVFDKETLFGELSIENWIMPAVYAGHFSHVIWLHPTWAQQIREGKHHFLVGKDTSTTTIRVTSTEYYFLSDGLYVPEDQLENKKPLQLDVIMVKPYKLCNNQEENDPVSSAKKPKLALKNSENTASNNSDSYSEGLEKNMVTQRSDQTCLEPSCSSESQECQTTVSTGEILEILKKGDSFILDIDLDFFSVKNPFKEMFTQEEYKILQELYQFKKPGTNLTEEDLVDIVDTRIHQLEDLEATFADLCDGDDEETVQRWASNPGMESLVPLVQSLKKRMEVPDYEMVHQAGLTCDYSELPHHISTEQEIEYLIQSVYYLLKSLPKPTVVTIARSNLDDYCPSEQVDTIQEKVFDVLRSLYGTLDIHQVYSTESSQP
- the C11H5orf22 gene encoding UPF0489 protein C5orf22 homolog isoform X3 gives rise to the protein MPAVYAGHFSHVIWLHPTWAQQIREGKHHFLVGKDTSTTTIRVTSTEYYFLSDGLYVPEDQLENKKPLQLDVIMVKPYKLCNNQEENDPVSSAKKPKLALKNSENTASNNSDSYSEGLEKNMVTQRSDQTCLEPSCSSESQECQTTVSTGEILEILKKGDSFILDIDLDFFSVKNPFKEMFTQEEYKILQELYQFKKPGTNLTEEDLVDIVDTRIHQLEDLEATFADLCDGDDEETVQRWASNPGMESLVPLVQSLKKRMEVPDYEMVHQAGLTCDYSELPHHISTEQEIEYLIQSVYYLLKSLPKPTVVTIARSNLDDYCPSEQVDTIQEKVFDVLRSLYGTLDIHQVYSTESSQP
- the C11H5orf22 gene encoding UPF0489 protein C5orf22 homolog isoform X1, producing the protein MSDPAGQRACLRRYPELPVWVVEDHQEVLPFIYRAIGSKHLPASNIKFLHFDSHPDLLIPVNMPADTVFDKETLFGELSIENWIMPAVYAGHFSHVIWLHPTWAQQIREGKHHFLVGKDTSTTTIRVTSTEYYFLSDGLYVPEDQLENKKPLQLDVIMVKPYKLCNNQEENDPVSSAKKPKLALKNSENTASNNSDSYSEGLEKNMVTQRSDQTCLEPSCSSESQECQTTVSTGEILEILKKGDSFILDIDLDFFSVKNPFKEMFTQEEYKILQELYQFKKPGTNLTEEDLVDIVDTRIHQLEDLEATFADLCDGDDEETVQRWASNPGMESLVPLVQSLKKRMEVPDYEMVHQAGLTCDYSELPHHISTEQEIEYLIQSVYYLLKSLPKPTVVTIARSNLDDYCPSEQVDTIQEKVFDVLRSLYGTLDIHQVYSTESSQP